In Listeria monocytogenes, the following proteins share a genomic window:
- a CDS encoding acyltransferase family protein: MEQTALKRESYFDNAKFILIFLVVFGHFLQTFIADYAGVRVLYIYIYTFHMPAFVLISGFFAKSFGKPGYLKKTMKKLILPYVFFQLIYSIFYYFLLSKDSLSIKLLDPEWSLWFLLSLFFWNLMLFVFAKIKPWKSISIALFIGLVAGYFDIIGGYLSLSRTLVFFPFFLVGYFLKKEHFYYLKTHFAMILGGIFIVLLLSFITLHPNLNDKWFLGSKPYANFVEVKSLGLFIRALVYLISFGSIAAFFSFIPRKRLFFTKWGKNTLYVYLLHGFFIKFFREGGQTDFQYSPSTFLLLFVITFVLTVLLSSRLVKIFVQPVIELRVSMLRDVFSRLTKRESY, translated from the coding sequence ATGGAACAAACCGCCTTAAAGCGGGAAAGTTATTTCGACAATGCCAAGTTTATTCTAATTTTTCTAGTAGTTTTCGGGCATTTTCTCCAAACATTTATCGCGGATTATGCGGGTGTACGTGTGCTTTATATTTATATCTACACGTTTCACATGCCTGCTTTTGTGCTAATATCCGGATTTTTCGCTAAAAGTTTTGGTAAGCCTGGTTATTTAAAAAAGACGATGAAAAAGCTCATTTTACCTTATGTGTTTTTTCAGCTAATATATAGTATTTTTTATTATTTTCTTTTAAGTAAAGACAGCCTTTCTATTAAACTACTTGATCCAGAGTGGTCACTTTGGTTTTTACTTAGTTTGTTTTTCTGGAATTTAATGCTTTTTGTTTTTGCAAAAATTAAGCCGTGGAAGTCGATAAGTATTGCTCTTTTTATTGGGTTAGTAGCTGGATATTTTGATATTATTGGGGGTTATTTGAGTTTATCTCGGACACTTGTATTTTTCCCATTTTTCTTAGTTGGTTATTTTCTAAAGAAAGAACATTTTTACTATCTTAAAACCCATTTTGCTATGATTCTTGGTGGAATTTTCATTGTTTTACTTTTATCCTTTATCACGCTTCATCCTAACTTAAATGATAAGTGGTTTTTAGGTTCTAAGCCTTATGCAAACTTTGTGGAAGTTAAGTCGCTAGGGCTATTCATTCGCGCACTTGTCTATTTGATTAGCTTTGGTTCGATTGCAGCTTTTTTCAGTTTTATTCCTAGAAAGAGGTTATTTTTCACTAAATGGGGTAAAAATACGTTATATGTTTATTTGTTACATGGCTTCTTTATTAAGTTTTTTCGTGAAGGTGGCCAGACTGACTTTCAATATAGCCCGTCGACATTTTTACTACTATTCGTCATTACTTTTGTTTTAACGGTATTATTATCAAGTCGATTGGTGAAAATATTCGTTCAACCGGTAATCGAACTGAGGGTATCGATGCTGCGAGATGTGTTTAGCCGCTTAACAAAACGGGAAAGTTATTAA
- a CDS encoding TerC family protein: MDVSIWGEYALVFLVLVVLEGILSADNAVVMAVIVKGLPHDKQRKALFYGLVGAFVFRFVALFLISFLVKIWEIQAIGAVYLLYLAIKHMWRLKKGKQEEVKETSEAKSTSFWGVVARVELTDIAFALDSMLAAAALVVTLPDLGDFDIGGMNGGQFIVMFLGGIAGLVVIRFAATQVVKLLERYPTLETAAFLIVGWVGVKMAVLTLAHPSVAIIPEDFPDSAVWKLTFWSVMIIIGLGGYIIARKKEKKTKRV; this comes from the coding sequence TTTAGTAGTACTAGAAGGAATTCTATCAGCGGACAACGCCGTAGTTATGGCAGTTATTGTTAAAGGTCTACCGCACGATAAGCAACGAAAAGCCTTATTTTATGGGTTAGTTGGGGCTTTTGTTTTCCGTTTTGTGGCATTATTTTTAATTTCATTTTTAGTAAAAATTTGGGAAATACAAGCTATCGGCGCGGTTTATTTATTGTACTTAGCAATTAAGCACATGTGGCGCCTTAAAAAAGGCAAGCAAGAAGAAGTCAAAGAAACATCAGAAGCCAAATCAACTTCCTTTTGGGGTGTAGTAGCACGTGTGGAATTGACGGATATAGCTTTTGCTCTGGATTCCATGTTAGCTGCAGCGGCATTAGTTGTTACTTTGCCAGATTTAGGGGATTTTGATATTGGGGGAATGAACGGTGGGCAATTTATCGTGATGTTCCTTGGTGGTATCGCAGGACTTGTTGTAATTCGTTTTGCAGCCACACAGGTGGTTAAATTATTAGAGCGTTACCCTACACTTGAAACAGCAGCGTTTTTAATTGTTGGTTGGGTTGGTGTGAAAATGGCGGTTCTAACGCTAGCACATCCATCTGTAGCAATTATTCCAGAAGATTTTCCAGATTCAGCCGTTTGGAAGCTGACATTCTGGTCGGTTATGATAATAATAGGTTTGGGTGGTTATATCATTGCGAGAAAAAAAGAGAAGAAAACCAAAAGAGTTTGA
- a CDS encoding TrkH family potassium uptake protein, producing the protein MTPVQVIIAYYFLAVTISTIVLSLPFTLQKGVKVSFIDTLFTAASSVSVTGLTTVDVSQTYSTAGIWVLMAIFQIGGLGVMMISTFFYLILKRRIGLKQRQLIMTDTNQFTMSGMVRMLREILVLIFGIELIGALILGIYFIPLYPNFWDAMFQGLYNSVSLVTNAGVDITGKSLMPFANDYFVQFISILLIIAGAIGFPVLLETRRFLFEKNTLIPFRFSLFVKVTTLTYFVLLIVGGLLIWLFEYQHFFSGKSWDFGFFNSMFLSATSRSAGLQTIDSGALSISTLLLVSFLMFIGASPSSVGGGIRTTTFAITILFIYSVIRGRKHVYIFGRELHQEDVRKSLAVTLVAGFLSISAIVVLMQTETASLIAVIFEVFSAFGTTGLSVGLTPDLSTPGKIIIIALMFIGRVGIMYSMLSLRNKNQPKNAIRLPKEKIITG; encoded by the coding sequence ATGACGCCCGTTCAAGTGATTATTGCGTATTATTTTCTGGCAGTGACGATTTCTACTATCGTATTAAGCTTGCCATTTACGTTACAAAAAGGGGTAAAGGTATCGTTTATTGATACACTTTTTACGGCGGCGAGTTCAGTTAGTGTAACAGGATTAACGACAGTAGATGTAAGTCAGACGTATAGCACGGCCGGTATTTGGGTATTGATGGCGATTTTCCAAATTGGTGGACTCGGTGTTATGATGATTAGTACGTTTTTCTATTTAATTTTAAAAAGACGAATTGGATTGAAACAACGCCAGTTAATTATGACAGATACTAACCAATTTACAATGAGCGGGATGGTTCGGATGCTTCGTGAGATTCTAGTGCTTATTTTCGGTATTGAGTTAATCGGGGCCTTGATTTTGGGAATTTACTTTATTCCACTTTATCCGAATTTTTGGGACGCAATGTTCCAAGGATTATACAATTCCGTTTCACTCGTGACCAATGCGGGCGTTGATATCACAGGTAAATCGTTAATGCCATTCGCCAATGATTATTTTGTTCAATTTATTTCGATTCTGTTAATCATTGCAGGTGCGATTGGTTTCCCAGTATTACTTGAAACGCGGAGATTTTTATTTGAGAAAAATACGTTAATTCCGTTTCGCTTTTCCCTTTTTGTCAAAGTGACGACGCTAACTTATTTTGTGCTTTTAATTGTTGGTGGGCTGCTCATTTGGCTGTTTGAATATCAACATTTCTTTAGTGGGAAAAGTTGGGATTTCGGGTTCTTTAATTCGATGTTCTTATCTGCAACATCACGAAGCGCAGGCTTACAAACGATTGATAGTGGGGCATTGTCAATCTCTACGTTGTTGCTCGTTTCCTTCTTAATGTTTATTGGAGCATCGCCAAGTTCAGTTGGTGGTGGGATTCGAACGACAACTTTTGCGATTACGATTTTATTCATTTATTCGGTTATTCGCGGTCGAAAGCATGTGTACATTTTTGGTCGGGAATTGCATCAAGAAGACGTGCGGAAGTCACTCGCGGTCACGTTAGTAGCAGGGTTTTTGAGTATATCGGCCATAGTCGTTTTAATGCAAACAGAGACCGCCTCGTTAATTGCCGTCATTTTTGAAGTCTTTTCGGCGTTTGGTACTACAGGGCTTTCTGTAGGGTTGACACCAGATTTATCTACGCCGGGTAAAATTATTATTATTGCATTAATGTTTATTGGGCGCGTTGGTATTATGTACTCAATGCTAAGTTTAAGAAATAAAAATCAACCTAAAAATGCGATTCGTTTACCAAAAGAGAAAATTATTACAGGTTAA
- a CDS encoding methylated-DNA--[protein]-cysteine S-methyltransferase yields MLKQQKSSPVGDLFITIDEKWIRNISYDEPKNWELQEGNIIEKELFQALTTQLDDYFEGKREHFDLPVLLKGTDFQQKVWQALSEIPYGVVVSYKDIAISAGSPKAVQAVGQANRANPIPIIIPCHRCVKSNGELGGYNGADVDKKQYLLALEKGLSLS; encoded by the coding sequence ATGCTAAAACAACAAAAATCATCGCCAGTGGGTGATTTATTTATAACTATTGATGAAAAGTGGATTAGGAATATTTCGTATGACGAGCCAAAAAATTGGGAACTTCAAGAAGGAAATATAATAGAAAAAGAACTTTTTCAAGCATTAACTACCCAACTAGATGACTATTTTGAAGGTAAGAGAGAGCATTTTGATTTGCCGGTGCTCCTTAAAGGAACCGATTTTCAACAAAAGGTTTGGCAAGCATTGAGCGAAATTCCGTATGGGGTTGTTGTGAGTTATAAAGATATTGCGATTTCAGCAGGTAGCCCTAAAGCTGTGCAAGCAGTAGGACAAGCGAATCGCGCTAATCCAATTCCGATTATTATTCCATGTCACAGATGTGTGAAAAGTAATGGAGAGCTTGGGGGCTATAATGGGGCGGATGTAGATAAGAAACAATATTTACTTGCATTAGAAAAAGGCTTGAGTTTAAGTTAA
- a CDS encoding DUF4064 domain-containing protein, producing MGSRKPEIIIGLIGSIIGVLVGFWIINYGDSVTDYIQTFTYLPGELGNELANLGWITLIASVVALIASLLIKSAPRGWGVILVIIGIVLFFVIGTAWIISGILITLTGLMGIFRRPVPKSKY from the coding sequence ATGGGTTCAAGAAAACCAGAAATTATTATCGGATTAATTGGCTCTATCATTGGGGTTCTAGTTGGCTTTTGGATTATTAATTATGGAGATTCAGTCACAGATTATATACAAACATTTACTTATTTACCTGGTGAATTAGGTAACGAGTTAGCAAATCTAGGGTGGATTACATTAATCGCATCTGTAGTTGCATTAATTGCTTCCCTTCTAATCAAATCAGCTCCACGTGGTTGGGGTGTTATCTTAGTAATTATCGGTATCGTGCTCTTCTTCGTTATCGGAACTGCTTGGATTATCTCCGGAATCTTAATCACTTTAACTGGTTTAATGGGTATTTTCAGACGCCCCGTTCCAAAATCAAAATATTAA